The Dioscorea cayenensis subsp. rotundata cultivar TDr96_F1 chromosome 19, TDr96_F1_v2_PseudoChromosome.rev07_lg8_w22 25.fasta, whole genome shotgun sequence genome includes a window with the following:
- the LOC120249460 gene encoding LOW QUALITY PROTEIN: uncharacterized protein LOC120249460 (The sequence of the model RefSeq protein was modified relative to this genomic sequence to represent the inferred CDS: deleted 1 base in 1 codon) — MGACVSTSNKRPRTRKRLLRSRKCHGRVSASSIPCTPKGKSGRNGNCTADFALSELHVETAGTSSRISEVSNLTFHLTQLQWRHTQMNANSLCQEEAWFDSVSILESDSDDDFSSVHGDVFPIVSNSIGAQMLQYENASKFVDAICKLEDFCDKSPRHLAVDQFAKRDGVDEFKGVDGIKIMNPQGRKRVVDSYSSTKDSKDDKHEVGEKSHQSFPLSELMTKINIFSSASPPSQKRKSAIIKLSYKRKSYGGDETTEFCASKRYLFHPRAGLSVPYSPGEEQTPGCWSIIEPSTFKLRGESYFRDKKKTPAPNHVAYHPIGVDLFTCPRKIHHIAQHIELPFVKAHEKLPSILIVNIQLPTYPAAMFLGDSDGEGMSLVLYFKLSEDYENEVSAHFQDSIAKFINDETERIKGFAMDSTIPYRERLKIIAGIVNPEDLHLSSAEKKLVHAYNEKPVLSRPQHSFYRGPNYFEIDLDVHRFSYISRKGLEAFRERLKNGIIDWGLTIQAQKQEELPEQVLCCLRLNKIDFVDHGQIPTIVTLED; from the exons ATGGGAGCCTGTGTTTCAACATCGAACAAAAGGCCGAGGACAAGGAAGAGGCTGCTGCGATCGAGAAAATGTCATGGGAGAGTTTCTGCATCATCCATTCCTTGTACACCAAAAGGCAAGTCTGGTAGGAATGGAAATTGCACAGCTGATTTCGCGCTCAGTGAACTTCATGTTGAGACTGCCGGAACAAGTAGCCGTATTTCTGAGGTTTCTAATTTGACTTTTCACCTCACTCAGCTGCAATGGCGTCATACTCAGATGAATGCCAATA GTCTATGCCAAGAGGAAGCATGGTTTGATTCAGTCAGTATTTTGGAGTCTGATTCTGATGATGATTTCAGTAGTGTTCATGGAG ATGTCTTCCCAATTGTAAGCAATTCAATTGGAGCACAGATGCTACAATATGAGAATGCTTCAAAGTTTGTGGATGCAATTTGTAAGTTAGAGGATTTCTGTGATAAATCTCCAAGGCATTTGGCTGTCGATCAGTTTGCGAAAAGAGATGGTGTGGATGAGTTCAAAGGAGTTGATGGAATCAAAATTATGAATCCACAAGGAAGGAAGAGAGTAGTAGACTCATATAGTAGTACAAAAGACTCTAAAGACGACAAACATGAGGTGGGAGAGAAGTCTCA CCAGTCATTCCCTCTGTCGGAATTAATGACAAAAATCAACATCTTTTCGAGTGCTAGCCCTCCAAGTCAGAAAAGAAAATCAGCAATTATCAAGCTTTCTTATAAGAGAAAATCTTATGGTGGTGATGAAACTACTGAATTCT GTGCTTCAAAGCGATACTTGTTTCATCCAAGAGCAGGACTTTCGGTTCCGTATTCTCCCGGGGAGGAGCAAACACCTGGATGTTGGTCCATAATTGAACCTTCAACATTCAAACTCCGGGGAGAAAGCTATTTCAG GGATAAGAAGAAAACTCCTGCTCCAAATCATGttgcatatcatccaattggtGTAGATTTGTTCACTTGCCCCCGGAAAATACATCACATAGCTCAACACATCGAACTTCCATTTGTCAAAGCGCATGAAAAACTGCCCTCAATCTTGATTGTAAATATTCAG CTGCCTACTTATCCTGCTGCAATGTTCCTTGGAGACAGTGATGGTGAAGGAATGAGCCTTGTATTGTATTTCAAACTTTCCGAAGATTATGAGAACGAAGTTTCCGCTCATTTTCAAGATAGCATTGCa AAATTTATAAATGATGAAACCGAAAGGATAAAAGGATTCGCAATGGACTCTACTATACCTTATAGAGAAAGATTGAAAATCATTGCCGGCATTGTAAATCCGGAAGATCTTCATTTAAGTTCTGCAGAAAAAAAACTTGTGCATGCTTATAATGAAAAACCCGTACTTTCCCGCCCTCAACATAGTTTTTACCGG GGTCCAAATTACTTTGAGATCGATCTTGATGTTCATCGCTTCAGCTACATATCAAGAAAAGGACTTGAAGCATTTCGAGAGCGATTGAAAAATGGTATTATTGATTGGGGGTTAACAATTCAG GCACAAAAACAAGAGGAATTACCAGAACAAGTTCTTTGCTGTTTGAGATTGAACAAGattgattttgttgatcatgGACAGATACCGACAATTGTAACATTAGAAGACTGA